Proteins found in one Aethina tumida isolate Nest 87 chromosome 1, icAetTumi1.1, whole genome shotgun sequence genomic segment:
- the LOC109601124 gene encoding SHC-transforming protein 1, translating to MSYAFNIKPSSGWIHSDKLIEKQGATYAVRYVGCLEVKASMKTLGFKTRSSVAKECINRVCETAGLKTADKKRKLEKKVLKAIADVPDMTYAGMNVNLKISSLSLTLTSLETNQVIADHEMPKISFASGGDSDTLDFVAYIAKGANDLRACYVLECGGGLAKDVISTIGQAFELRFQQFSSNKVGLMNAVSMGHPTTSSGGDADKDYYNDLPGKVPPDVGPPPVPPLPTSVPPFTTLPPVQTPNLIDLNSDILAHDPHHDYVNDTVVTPRDVFDMQPFTRGFNNRPVENDHLSQLQNEIWFHGPISRAEAERLLVKDGDFLVRESMNTAGQFVLSGMQDNNKKHLLLIDPEGIVRTKDKRFNSVSHLIQYHYENALPIISAESALVLRNKVVRSS from the exons ATGTCATACGCGTTCAACATTAAGCCGTCCAGCGGTTGGATCCACTCCGACAAATTGATCGAGAAACAGGGTGCCACGTATGCTGTCAGG TACGTCGGCTGCCTGGAAGTGAAAGCTTCGATGAAGACACTAGGTTTCAAAACAAGATCAAGCGTAGCaaa AGAATGCATCAATCGAGTGTGCGAAACCGCCGGTCTCAAAACCGCCGACAAGAAACGCAAATTGGAGAAGAAAGTGCTGAAAGCCATCGCCGACGTGCCCGACATGACCTACGCGGGCATGAACGTCAACTTGAAGATATCGAGTCTGAGTCTCACTTTAACGTCGCTGGAGACCAATCAAGTTATCGCCGACCACGAGATGCCCAAAATTTCGTTCGCATCCGGAGGCGACAGC GACACATTGGACTTTGTAGCGTACATCGCGAAAGGGGCCAACGATTTACGAGCCTGCTACGTACTAGAATGCGGTGGCGGTTTGGCCAAAGATGTGATATCAACAATAGGACAAGCCTTTGAACTACGTTTCCAGCAGTTCAGCAGCAACAAAGTAGGCTTGAT GAATGCCGTGTCGATGGGTCATCCGACGACTTCGTCAGGAGGCGACGCGGATAAAGACTATTACAACGATCTGCCCGGTAAAGTTCCTCCAGATGTGGGCCCGCCCCCGGTGCCGCCACTACCCACATCTGTGCCACCATTCACCACCCTCCCTCCCGTGCAAACCCCGAACCTCATCGACTTAAACTCGGACATATTGGCACACGATCCTCATCACGATTACGTCAACGACACCGTGGTGACGCCCCGGGATGTCTTCGATATGC AGCCGTTTACGCGTGGCTTCAACAACCGGCCAGTGGAAAACGACCACCTGTCGCAGCTCCAGAACGAAATATGGTTCCACGGCCCCATCAGCAGGGCGGAGGCTGAAAGGCTGCTAGTGAAGGACGGCGATTTTCTCGTCAGGGAATCGATGAACACTGCCGGACAGTTCGTACTTTCCGGCATGCAGGACAACAACAAGAAACATTTGCTGTTGATCGATCCCGAGGGAATT GTGCGCACCAAAGACAAAAGGTTCAACAGTGTTAGTCATCTTATTCAGTATCACTACGAGAACGCTCTACCCATAATATCGGCGGAGAGTGCTCTTGTGCTTCGGAATAAAGTAGTAAGGTCTTCCTGA
- the LOC109601053 gene encoding uncharacterized protein LOC109601053, whose translation MQYRLCFSFALLLVFVATFSPARTANILDLLWNGEEEVEKREESADDSSQKSCICNGPACMCCVDFNLTYIDLGGPGCVQMKYISQSEGISVNVSYGDSLLHSADVKGQNPEPTCISLLVNFAQVCARFSDLQPKDDGLRGCLLLEPKLLGDVTTSFNIGCFTMGPQGMKLEETNTTFTTLTENENGNALSNSTQSESEGLNEEELIAAVNESAEQGLVFFGNLLGITFGKPEANDTNAETTTQISTSTTIEPVSTNAPQSHSRKLGRLFKTHNQL comes from the exons ATCTGCTATGGAACGGTGAAGAAGAAGTGGAAAAACGCGAGGAATCGGCCGATGATTCATCGCAGAAGAGCTGTATCTGCAACGGTCCAGCTTGTATGTGCTGCGTGGATTTCAACCTAACCTACATCGACCTAGGTGGGCCAG gaTGCGTACAAATGAAATACATCTCGCAATCAGAAGGAATTTCAGTGAATGTATCTTATGGCGACAGTCTGTTACACAGCGCAGATGTAAAAGGTCAGAATCCGGAGCCTACATGTATATCCCTACTTGTAAATTTTGCCCAAGTATGTGCACGTTTTTCGGACCTGCAACCTAAGGATGATGGACTGAGGGGTTGTTTATTGTTAGAACCAAAACTGTTGGGCGACGTTACGACCAGTTTTAATATAGGATGTTTTACTATGGGGCCACAAGGAATGAAGCTGGAGGAAACGAATACCACTTTTACAACCCTGACGGAAAATGAGAATGGGAACGCTCTCAGCAACTCGACACA GTCCGAATCGGAGGGactcaatgaggaagaactAATAGCCGCTGTAAATGAATCGGCCGAACAGGGCCTGGTTTTCTTCGGAAATCTATTGGGTATAACATTTGGTAAACCGGAAGCCAACGATACTAATGCCGAGACAACTACTCAGATATCCACTTCCACAACTATCGAGCCTGTTTCCACAAATGCGCCACAGTCACATTCACGGAAACTTGGACGGTTGTTTAAGACCCATaatcaactttaa